One window of the Microtus ochrogaster isolate Prairie Vole_2 unplaced genomic scaffold, MicOch1.0 UNK5, whole genome shotgun sequence genome contains the following:
- the Hs3st1 gene encoding heparan sulfate glucosamine 3-O-sulfotransferase 1, protein MTLLLLGAVLLVAQPQLVPSHPAVPGPGPRQQELLRKVGTLQEDIQEGAATNGSTQQLPQTIIIGVRKGGTRALLEMLSLHPDVAAAENEVHFFDWEEHYSQGLGWYLTQMPFSSPNQLTVEKTPAYFTSPKVPERIHSMNPAIRLLLILRDPSERVLSDYTQVLYNHLQKRKPYPPIEDLLVRDGRLNLDYKALNRSLYHAHMLNWLRFFPLGHIHIVDGDRLIRDPFPEIQKVERFLKLSPQINASNFYFNKTKGFYCLRDSGKDRCLHESKGRAHPQVDPKLLDKLHEYFHEPNKKFFELVGRTFDWH, encoded by the coding sequence ATGACCTTGCTGCTCCTGGGCGCGGTGCTGCTGGTGGCCCAGCCCCAGCTTGTGCCTTCCCATCCGGCAGTTCCCGGTCCTGggcccagacagcaggagctTCTGCGGAAGGTGGGTACCCTCCAGGAGGACATCCAAGAAGGTGCAGCGACCAATGGTTCCACACAGCAGCTACCACAGACCATCATCATTGGGGTGCGCAAGGGTGGCACCCGAGCACTGTTGGAGATGCTCAGCCTGCATCCAGATGTGGCGGCGGCTGAGAATGAGGTCCATTTCTTTGACTGGGAGGAGCATTACAGTCAAGGCCTGGGCTGGTACCTAACCCAGATGCCCTTCTCCTCTCCGAACCAGCTCACCGTGGAGAAGACACCCGCCTACTTCACTTCGCCCAAAGTGCCTGAGAGAATCCATAGCATGAACCCCGCCATCCGCCTGCTGCTCATCCTGAGGGACCCTTCGGAGCGCGTGCTGTCTGACTACACCCAGGTGTTGTACAACCACCTTCAGAAGCGCAAGCCCTACCCGCCCATCGAAGACCTCCTGGTGAGGGACGGCCGGCTCAACTTGGACTACAAGGCTCTCAACCGCAGCCTGTACCATGCACACATGCTGAACTGGCTGCGATTCTTCCCACTGGGCCACATCCACATTGTGGATGGCGACCGCCTCATCAGAGACCCTTTCCCTGAGATCCAGAAGGTCGAAAGGTTCCTGAAGCTGTCGCCGCAGATCAACGCCTCGAACTTCTACTTTAACAAAACCAAGGGCTTCTACTGCCTGAGGGACAGCGGCAAGGACCGCTGCTTACACGAGTCCAAAGGTCGGGCGCACCCCCAAGTGGATCCCAAATTGCTCGATAAACTGCACGAATATTTTCATGAGCCAAATAAGAAATTCTTCGAGCTCGTGGGAAGGACATTCGACTGGCATTGA